The following coding sequences are from one Pocillopora verrucosa isolate sample1 chromosome 5, ASM3666991v2, whole genome shotgun sequence window:
- the LOC131793007 gene encoding uncharacterized protein isoform X1: MDSHISKEKLRSKIVTGVLGRKTLDLSKWDLLELPEAVLELTELEELDLSGNKLKTIPENVGKLNNIMVLDVRGNQLSIFPASLTQLKKLRRLNISHNKLTTISDAIGEMVELWGLVLSYNQLTVLSPAIKQLKKLEWLYIEHNKLTTISDAIGEMVALEGLDLSYNQLTVLSPAITQLKKLRWLNISHNKLTTISDAIGEMVALEGLVLSNNQLTVLSPAIKQLKKLKVLLISHNKLTTISDAIGEMAALEVLDLSYNQLTVLNPAIKQLKKLKTLFVNGNPFTVEGMRSVAELEDRGIIDRVYPDLQGPMRERLKAQLAYERALQDGYVMVYRGRILLIGQDRAGKTSLKKNLLGLPFDSEEQSTEGIEVDPSKCEIDVDQAARNWQSIGENKPGLLECSKDVAKIVAEKLFTQEDHQARKMSMQQEKLRQKDSDKSSKEDFEKDSAHISPADFEKGSLGSYKHGKKKVEDKGDYPSIDAMDKISIEHPMDCILEEPEVIIDVAQPPDTEKHVHQWLEYLKGKDIKSGLFQEESYYTMDLWDFAGQHLYYASHPIFLSQRALYILVHNLRKPLDATAEPCMRQGSNDVKLENPNNETNMENLLSWLATVHSVALATDDPDDHAQHKLPYLRPPVFIVGTHADKPVEDIAIIKKQIQERISGMEYEKHVVRPLFCIDNTQRPNLIKKFIQKFRKLRVKHKTAEEEGKADGIKELQNKILEVLRQEPYMGEKIPVRWFLFEKVIEALVAKQIYHRNLQQLEHYAKKDCFMKDAKEFESMISFYHGLGMIIKHRSTVVLKAQWLIDLFKQLITIPPFNKQNARYANYWRELEESGILSMEHVDYVFSSFIGPGIIREDILDMMEQFGLIAKFSVSPNDEKYFVPAQLKSSPVELCKMEPSSTDPCPLYLLFVHGFVPHGLFLQLVSRSIHWCSKTWATHQPTLYQNGAWFIIGKDIHDFVLICKTGFVKVILRKKAQSHQVVGQNSVKLATLIREFLEDTLKNLSQEMPYLRGMQYRLCVACPNCHQGTEEMRRACSDHMKTTCTHKDCLHLIDANEGQPDICKRKPWDIVEPVCGLKKWFLKRRSQGLSSSNAAKRSHDEASEINPMKSATALKVTLLGSEWSSSMGGLSTINRQLAILLAKHSEVDITLLVPQFSCSEEEKRMASSHNVTILEAEKLEGFGDPLEWLSFPPRDLDIDFVLGHGAKLGKQAQVIRKYHNCKWIQVVHTAPEELAMYKNYPKAISKGQEKNLTEVALCKLANAVLAVGPKLTKAYSSYLRSCEKHQDIIQLTPSTFREFSDIKQAAVDMDNFKVLTFGRGDPEDFSLKGYDISARAIVELEDRSYHLIFVGAPDGKQDEVAKNLLESGIDKKQLTVRKFMHSKEGLRELFCEADLCIMPSRTEGFGLTALEAFSAGLPILVSRNSGFGEALCTVPSGKSFVVESEDPEEWAKAIAGVRQKKRSDRLQDIQQLRSSYEEKFSWEKQCDSLVEKMWDIVHASERRDTSSKAGQVEVINMSTKQRTVDSLLTPSFLEQIIQELQQMQLDASKVKSRTDLSLGLRNIASDRGFRISDNQGLGNCMFHALSEQLEVVKGIKIPHGELRQILVQYLRDNPKLPDGTDLFHFVHGHQTWSEYLVHMERDGAWGDHVILCTTANYFETCIRVVSSLSHRNDVIIMPHCAVDERKPLVLGHIHEVHYVSLQPMQG, encoded by the exons ATGGATTCCCATATTTCTAAAGAAAAGCTGAGAAGTAAGATTGTAACAGGTGTTCTCGGAAGAAAAACATTAGATCTGTCAAAGTGGGATTTGCTTGAATTGCCTGAAGCGGTGCTGGAATTAACTGAGTTGGAGGAACTTGACCTGTCAGggaataaacttaaaacaatacCTGAAAATGTTGGAAAACTAAATAATATTATGGTCCTTGATGTAAGGGGAAACCAGCTGTCCATATTCCCAGCAAGTTTGacacagctgaagaaactcagaCGGCTGAACATTtcacataacaaactaaccacCATCTCTGATGCCATTGGTGAGATGGTGGAACTGTGGGGACTGGTACTGAGTTACAACCAGTTGACTGTGTTGAGTCCAGCtataaaacagctgaagaaactcgAATGGCTGTACATCGAGCATAACAAACTAACCACCATCTCTGATGCTATTGGTGAGATGGTGGCACTGGAGGGACTGGATCTGAGTTACAACCAGTTGACTGTGTTGAGTCCAGCTATAacacagctgaagaaactcagaTGGCTGAACATCtcacataacaaactaaccacCATCTCTGATGCTATTGGTGAGATGGTGGCACTGGAGGGACTGGTACTGAGTAACAACCAGTTGACTGTGTTGAGTCCAGCtataaaacagctgaagaaactcaaagTGCTGCTCATCtcacataacaaactaaccacCATCTCTGATGCTATTGGTGAGATGGCGGCACTGGAGGTACTGGATCTGAGTTACAACCAGTTGACTGTGTTAAATCCAGCCataaaacagctgaagaaactcaaaacgTTGTTTGTAAATGGGAATCCTTTTACAGTTGAAGGAATGAGAAGTGTTGCGGAGCTAGAAGATAGAGGAATAATTGACCGAGTATATCCAGATCTCCAAG GCCCAATGAGAGAGAGACTTAAAGCACAGCTGGCTTATGAAAGGGCTTTGCAAGATGGATATGTCATGGTTTACCGTGGCAGAATATTACTCATTGGTCAGGATCGAGCAGGTAAAACCAGTTTAAAGAAGAATCTGCTAGGCCTTCCATTTGACTCTGAAGAACAGAGCACTGAGGGGATTGAAGTGGATCCTTCAAAGTGTGAAATTGATGTTGACCAAGCTGCAAGGAACTGGCAGTCCATTGGTGAGAATAAACCAGGACTATTGGAATGTTCTAAAGATGTGGCAAAGATTGTTGCAGagaaactttttactcaagaagATCATCAGGCTAGAAAAATGTCTATGCAGCAAGAAAAGCTGAGACAAAAAGACTCAGATAAAAGTTCaaaagaagattttgaaaaagattcagcCCACATATCACCTGCAGATTTTGAAAAGGGATCTTTAGGTAGTTACAAACATggcaaaaaaaag gTTGAGGATAAAGGAGATTACCCATCAATAGATGCTATGGACAAAATTAGCATTGAACACCCGATGGACTGCATTTTAGAGGAGCCCGAGGTAATTATTGATGTTGCTCAACCCCCTGATACTGAGAAGCATGTTCATCAGTGGTTGGAGTATCTCAAAGGCAAAGACATCAAAAGTGGTTTATTCCAAGAAGAATCCTATTACACAATGGATTTATGGGACTTTGCAGGGCAGCACCTGTACTATGCCAGCCATCCTATCTTCTTATCACAGCGAGCACTGTACATATTGGTGCACAATCTCAGGAAGCCTTTGGATGCTACAGCTGAGCCCTGCATGAGACAAGGTAGTAATGATGTGAAATTGGAAAACCctaacaatgaaacaaacatggagaatttgctgTCATGGCTGGCTACAGTACACAGTGTTGCCCTGGCAACTGATGACCCAGATGATCATGCACAACATAAGCTGCCCTACCTTCGCCCCCCAGTGTTTATTGTTGGAACACATGCTGACAAACCAGTTGAAGACATAGCaataataaagaaacaaatacaggaGAGAATTTCTGGTATGGAATATGAGAAGCATGTGGTCAGACCCTTATTCTGCATTGACAACACTCAGAGACCAAACTTGATCAAGAAATTTATCCAGAAGTTTCGAAAGCTGAGAGTAAAACATAAAACAG CAGAGGAAGAAGGAAAAGCAGATGGAATAAAAGAATTGCAGAACAAAATCCTGGAGGTGTTGAGGCAGGAGCCTTATATGGGGGAAAAAATACCTGTCAG atggtttttgtttgaaaaggtgaTTGAAGCTTTGGTGGCTAAACAGATTTATCACAGAAATCTGCAACAACTTGAGCACTATGCAAAGAAAGATTGTTTCATGAAAGATGCAAAAGAGTTTGAGTCCATGATCAGTTTTTACCATGGCCTGGGGATGATAATCAAGCACCGCAGTACAGTTGTACTGAAGGCTCAGTGGTTGATTGATCTGTTCAAACAGCTGATAACCATTCCACCTTTCAATAAAcag AATGCTCGATATGCTAATTACTGGCGGGAACTTGAAGAAAGTGGCATCCTTAGCATGGAACATGTTGATTATGTGTTCTCCAGCTTTATTGGGCCAGGAATCATTAGAGAAGACATCCTGGACATGATGGAGCAATTTGGTTTGATTGCTAAGTTCTCTGTCTCCCCAAATGATGAGAAGTACTTTGTACCAGCTCAGTTGAAGTCATCACCTGTAGAACTCTGTAAGATGGAACCATCATCAACTGATCCATGTCCATTGTATCTCCTCTTTGTCCATGGCTTTGTCCCTCATGGTCTTTTCTTGCAGCTTGTCTCACGATCCATTCATTGGTGTTCAAAGACATGGGCCACACATCAACCCACTCTGTACCAAAATGGAGCATGGTTCATCATTGGAAAAGATATTCATGATTTTGTCCTCATATGCAAAACAGGGTTTGTGAAGGTAATCTTGAGAAAAAAAGCACAAAGTCATCAGGTTGTAGGACAGAACTCTGTCAAATTAGCAACTCTTATTCGTGAATTTCTTGAAGACACCCTAAAGAATTTGTCACAAGAAATGCCATACCTGAGGGGAATGCAGTATAGGCTGTGTGTTGCATGTCCTAACTGCCATCAAGGTACAGAAGAAATGCGCCGTGCATGCTCAGACCACATGAAAACCACTTGCACACACAAGGACTGCCTCCACCTCATTGATGCAAATGAAGGTCAGCCAGACATCTGTAAGCGAAAACCTTGGGATATAGTAGAACCAGTTTGTGGATTGAAGAAATGGTTCTTGAAAAGAAGAAGCCAG GGTTTGTCCTCATCAAATGCAGCTAAAAGATCACATGATGAAGCAAGTGAAATCAATCCAATGAAGTCTGCTACAGCATTGAAGGTGACTCTTCTGGGCAGTGAGTGGAGTTCGTCTATGGGAGGCTTGTCCACCATCAATAGACAGCTTGCCATTCTGTTGGCCAAACACTCTGAAGTGGACATTACTCTCCTTGTCCCACAGTTTTCCTGttcagaagaagagaagagaatgGCATCTAGTCACAATGTTACCATCTTGGAAGCTGAGAAACTTGAAGGCTTCGGTGATCCTCTTGAATGGTTGAGTTTCCCACCAAGAGACCTTGACATTGACTTTGTGCTGGGTCATGGTGCAAAGCTTGGTAAGCAAGCCCAAGTTATCAGAAAGTATCACAATTGCAAGTGGATTCAGGTGGTGCACACTGCACCAGAAGAACTTGCAATGTACAAAAACTATCCCAAGGCTATTTCCAAGGGTCAGGAGAAGAATTTAACTGAAGTGGCGTTGTGTAAGCTGGCAAATGCTGTGCTAGCAGTTGGACCAAAGTTGACGAAGGCTTACTCTTCTTACCTGCGCTCATGTGAGAAGCACCAAGATATAATTCAACTAACACCAAGCACGTTTAGAGAGTTTTCCGACATTAAACAAGCTGCAGTTGACATGGACAACTTTAAGGTTCTAACGTTTGGCCGTGGTGACCCAGAGGACTTCAGCTTGAAGGGCTACGATATCTCTGCCAGAGCAATAGTTGAACTGGAAGACAGGTCTTACCATCTGATTTTCGTGGGTGCACCTGACGGTAAACAGGATGAGGTGGCCAAAAATTTACTGGAGAGTGGAATTGATAAAAAGCAGCTGACCGTGAGGAAGTTCATGCATAGCAAAGAGGGATTGAGAGAATTATTTTGTGAAGCTGATCTTTGCATCATGCCCTCCAGAACAGAGGGTTTTGGTTTGACAGCGTTAGAAGCGTTCTCTGCTGGTCTTCCCATTCTTGTCAGTAGAAACTCAGGATTTGGTGAAGCACTGTGCACTGTACCATCAGGGAAATCATTTGTGGTGGAGTCCGAGGACCCTGAGGAGTGGGCAAAGGCAATTGCTGGTGTCCGACAGAAGAAAAGATCAGATCGACTTCAAGATATTCAACAACTGAGGAGTTCCTATGAAGAGAAGTTTAGCTGGGAGAAGCAGTGCGACAGTCTTGTGGAAAAGATGTGGGACATAGTTCATG CTTCGGAAAGACGAGACACAAGTTCTAAAGCTGGGCAGGTCGAAGTTATTAACATGTCAACCAAACAACGAACAGTGGATTCATTACTGACTCCAA gttTTCTTGAACAAATCATCCAGGAACTTCAGCAGATGCAGCTGGATGCAAGCAAAGTCAAGAGTAGAACAGATCTATCATTGGGGCTGAGGAATATTGCATCAGACAGGGGCTTCAGAATATCTGACAATCAAGGATTAGGAAATTGCATGTTCCATGCCTTGTCTGAACAACTGGAAGTTGTTAAGGGAATCAAAATCCCACACGGTGAATTAAGACAAATCTTAGTTCAGTACCTCAGGGATAACCCAAAACTT CCAGATGGAACAGATCTGTTTCACTTTGTCCATGGACATCAAACATGGAGTGAATACCTAGTACACATGGAAAGAGATGGTGCTTGGGGTGATCATGTGATTCTGTGTACCACAGCAAACTACTTTGAAACATGCATTCGTGTGGTCAGCAGTCTATCCCATAGAAATGATGTAATCATAATGCCACATTGTGCAGTTGACGAAAGGAAACCTCTTGTGCTGGGACATATTCATGAGGTGCACTATGTGAGCCTTCAACCCATGCAAG GTTAA
- the LOC131793007 gene encoding uncharacterized protein isoform X2 codes for MDSHISKEKLRSKIVTGVLGRKTLDLSKWDLLELPEAVLELTELEELDLSGNKLKTIPENVGKLNNIMVLDVRGNQLSIFPASLTQLKKLRRLNISHNKLTTISDAIGEMVELWGLVLSYNQLTVLSPAIKQLKKLEWLYIEHNKLTTISDAIGEMVALEGLDLSYNQLTVLSPAITQLKKLRWLNISHNKLTTISDAIGEMVALEGLVLSNNQLTVLSPAIKQLKKLKVLLISHNKLTTISDAIGEMAALEVLDLSYNQLTVLNPAIKQLKKLKTLFVNGNPFTVEGMRSVAELEDRGIIDRVYPDLQGPMRERLKAQLAYERALQDGYVMVYRGRILLIGQDRAGKTSLKKNLLGLPFDSEEQSTEGIEVDPSKCEIDVDQAARNWQSIGENKPGLLECSKDVAKIVAEKLFTQEDHQARKMSMQQEKLRQKDSDKSSKEDFEKDSAHISPADFEKGSLGSYKHGKKKVEDKGDYPSIDAMDKISIEHPMDCILEEPEVIIDVAQPPDTEKHVHQWLEYLKGKDIKSGLFQEESYYTMDLWDFAGQHLYYASHPIFLSQRALYILVHNLRKPLDATAEPCMRQGSNDVKLENPNNETNMENLLSWLATVHSVALATDDPDDHAQHKLPYLRPPVFIVGTHADKPVEDIAIIKKQIQERISGMEYEKHVVRPLFCIDNTQRPNLIKKFIQKFRKLRVKHKTEEEGKADGIKELQNKILEVLRQEPYMGEKIPVRWFLFEKVIEALVAKQIYHRNLQQLEHYAKKDCFMKDAKEFESMISFYHGLGMIIKHRSTVVLKAQWLIDLFKQLITIPPFNKQNARYANYWRELEESGILSMEHVDYVFSSFIGPGIIREDILDMMEQFGLIAKFSVSPNDEKYFVPAQLKSSPVELCKMEPSSTDPCPLYLLFVHGFVPHGLFLQLVSRSIHWCSKTWATHQPTLYQNGAWFIIGKDIHDFVLICKTGFVKVILRKKAQSHQVVGQNSVKLATLIREFLEDTLKNLSQEMPYLRGMQYRLCVACPNCHQGTEEMRRACSDHMKTTCTHKDCLHLIDANEGQPDICKRKPWDIVEPVCGLKKWFLKRRSQGLSSSNAAKRSHDEASEINPMKSATALKVTLLGSEWSSSMGGLSTINRQLAILLAKHSEVDITLLVPQFSCSEEEKRMASSHNVTILEAEKLEGFGDPLEWLSFPPRDLDIDFVLGHGAKLGKQAQVIRKYHNCKWIQVVHTAPEELAMYKNYPKAISKGQEKNLTEVALCKLANAVLAVGPKLTKAYSSYLRSCEKHQDIIQLTPSTFREFSDIKQAAVDMDNFKVLTFGRGDPEDFSLKGYDISARAIVELEDRSYHLIFVGAPDGKQDEVAKNLLESGIDKKQLTVRKFMHSKEGLRELFCEADLCIMPSRTEGFGLTALEAFSAGLPILVSRNSGFGEALCTVPSGKSFVVESEDPEEWAKAIAGVRQKKRSDRLQDIQQLRSSYEEKFSWEKQCDSLVEKMWDIVHASERRDTSSKAGQVEVINMSTKQRTVDSLLTPSFLEQIIQELQQMQLDASKVKSRTDLSLGLRNIASDRGFRISDNQGLGNCMFHALSEQLEVVKGIKIPHGELRQILVQYLRDNPKLPDGTDLFHFVHGHQTWSEYLVHMERDGAWGDHVILCTTANYFETCIRVVSSLSHRNDVIIMPHCAVDERKPLVLGHIHEVHYVSLQPMQG; via the exons ATGGATTCCCATATTTCTAAAGAAAAGCTGAGAAGTAAGATTGTAACAGGTGTTCTCGGAAGAAAAACATTAGATCTGTCAAAGTGGGATTTGCTTGAATTGCCTGAAGCGGTGCTGGAATTAACTGAGTTGGAGGAACTTGACCTGTCAGggaataaacttaaaacaatacCTGAAAATGTTGGAAAACTAAATAATATTATGGTCCTTGATGTAAGGGGAAACCAGCTGTCCATATTCCCAGCAAGTTTGacacagctgaagaaactcagaCGGCTGAACATTtcacataacaaactaaccacCATCTCTGATGCCATTGGTGAGATGGTGGAACTGTGGGGACTGGTACTGAGTTACAACCAGTTGACTGTGTTGAGTCCAGCtataaaacagctgaagaaactcgAATGGCTGTACATCGAGCATAACAAACTAACCACCATCTCTGATGCTATTGGTGAGATGGTGGCACTGGAGGGACTGGATCTGAGTTACAACCAGTTGACTGTGTTGAGTCCAGCTATAacacagctgaagaaactcagaTGGCTGAACATCtcacataacaaactaaccacCATCTCTGATGCTATTGGTGAGATGGTGGCACTGGAGGGACTGGTACTGAGTAACAACCAGTTGACTGTGTTGAGTCCAGCtataaaacagctgaagaaactcaaagTGCTGCTCATCtcacataacaaactaaccacCATCTCTGATGCTATTGGTGAGATGGCGGCACTGGAGGTACTGGATCTGAGTTACAACCAGTTGACTGTGTTAAATCCAGCCataaaacagctgaagaaactcaaaacgTTGTTTGTAAATGGGAATCCTTTTACAGTTGAAGGAATGAGAAGTGTTGCGGAGCTAGAAGATAGAGGAATAATTGACCGAGTATATCCAGATCTCCAAG GCCCAATGAGAGAGAGACTTAAAGCACAGCTGGCTTATGAAAGGGCTTTGCAAGATGGATATGTCATGGTTTACCGTGGCAGAATATTACTCATTGGTCAGGATCGAGCAGGTAAAACCAGTTTAAAGAAGAATCTGCTAGGCCTTCCATTTGACTCTGAAGAACAGAGCACTGAGGGGATTGAAGTGGATCCTTCAAAGTGTGAAATTGATGTTGACCAAGCTGCAAGGAACTGGCAGTCCATTGGTGAGAATAAACCAGGACTATTGGAATGTTCTAAAGATGTGGCAAAGATTGTTGCAGagaaactttttactcaagaagATCATCAGGCTAGAAAAATGTCTATGCAGCAAGAAAAGCTGAGACAAAAAGACTCAGATAAAAGTTCaaaagaagattttgaaaaagattcagcCCACATATCACCTGCAGATTTTGAAAAGGGATCTTTAGGTAGTTACAAACATggcaaaaaaaag gTTGAGGATAAAGGAGATTACCCATCAATAGATGCTATGGACAAAATTAGCATTGAACACCCGATGGACTGCATTTTAGAGGAGCCCGAGGTAATTATTGATGTTGCTCAACCCCCTGATACTGAGAAGCATGTTCATCAGTGGTTGGAGTATCTCAAAGGCAAAGACATCAAAAGTGGTTTATTCCAAGAAGAATCCTATTACACAATGGATTTATGGGACTTTGCAGGGCAGCACCTGTACTATGCCAGCCATCCTATCTTCTTATCACAGCGAGCACTGTACATATTGGTGCACAATCTCAGGAAGCCTTTGGATGCTACAGCTGAGCCCTGCATGAGACAAGGTAGTAATGATGTGAAATTGGAAAACCctaacaatgaaacaaacatggagaatttgctgTCATGGCTGGCTACAGTACACAGTGTTGCCCTGGCAACTGATGACCCAGATGATCATGCACAACATAAGCTGCCCTACCTTCGCCCCCCAGTGTTTATTGTTGGAACACATGCTGACAAACCAGTTGAAGACATAGCaataataaagaaacaaatacaggaGAGAATTTCTGGTATGGAATATGAGAAGCATGTGGTCAGACCCTTATTCTGCATTGACAACACTCAGAGACCAAACTTGATCAAGAAATTTATCCAGAAGTTTCGAAAGCTGAGAGTAAAACATAAAACAG AGGAAGAAGGAAAAGCAGATGGAATAAAAGAATTGCAGAACAAAATCCTGGAGGTGTTGAGGCAGGAGCCTTATATGGGGGAAAAAATACCTGTCAG atggtttttgtttgaaaaggtgaTTGAAGCTTTGGTGGCTAAACAGATTTATCACAGAAATCTGCAACAACTTGAGCACTATGCAAAGAAAGATTGTTTCATGAAAGATGCAAAAGAGTTTGAGTCCATGATCAGTTTTTACCATGGCCTGGGGATGATAATCAAGCACCGCAGTACAGTTGTACTGAAGGCTCAGTGGTTGATTGATCTGTTCAAACAGCTGATAACCATTCCACCTTTCAATAAAcag AATGCTCGATATGCTAATTACTGGCGGGAACTTGAAGAAAGTGGCATCCTTAGCATGGAACATGTTGATTATGTGTTCTCCAGCTTTATTGGGCCAGGAATCATTAGAGAAGACATCCTGGACATGATGGAGCAATTTGGTTTGATTGCTAAGTTCTCTGTCTCCCCAAATGATGAGAAGTACTTTGTACCAGCTCAGTTGAAGTCATCACCTGTAGAACTCTGTAAGATGGAACCATCATCAACTGATCCATGTCCATTGTATCTCCTCTTTGTCCATGGCTTTGTCCCTCATGGTCTTTTCTTGCAGCTTGTCTCACGATCCATTCATTGGTGTTCAAAGACATGGGCCACACATCAACCCACTCTGTACCAAAATGGAGCATGGTTCATCATTGGAAAAGATATTCATGATTTTGTCCTCATATGCAAAACAGGGTTTGTGAAGGTAATCTTGAGAAAAAAAGCACAAAGTCATCAGGTTGTAGGACAGAACTCTGTCAAATTAGCAACTCTTATTCGTGAATTTCTTGAAGACACCCTAAAGAATTTGTCACAAGAAATGCCATACCTGAGGGGAATGCAGTATAGGCTGTGTGTTGCATGTCCTAACTGCCATCAAGGTACAGAAGAAATGCGCCGTGCATGCTCAGACCACATGAAAACCACTTGCACACACAAGGACTGCCTCCACCTCATTGATGCAAATGAAGGTCAGCCAGACATCTGTAAGCGAAAACCTTGGGATATAGTAGAACCAGTTTGTGGATTGAAGAAATGGTTCTTGAAAAGAAGAAGCCAG GGTTTGTCCTCATCAAATGCAGCTAAAAGATCACATGATGAAGCAAGTGAAATCAATCCAATGAAGTCTGCTACAGCATTGAAGGTGACTCTTCTGGGCAGTGAGTGGAGTTCGTCTATGGGAGGCTTGTCCACCATCAATAGACAGCTTGCCATTCTGTTGGCCAAACACTCTGAAGTGGACATTACTCTCCTTGTCCCACAGTTTTCCTGttcagaagaagagaagagaatgGCATCTAGTCACAATGTTACCATCTTGGAAGCTGAGAAACTTGAAGGCTTCGGTGATCCTCTTGAATGGTTGAGTTTCCCACCAAGAGACCTTGACATTGACTTTGTGCTGGGTCATGGTGCAAAGCTTGGTAAGCAAGCCCAAGTTATCAGAAAGTATCACAATTGCAAGTGGATTCAGGTGGTGCACACTGCACCAGAAGAACTTGCAATGTACAAAAACTATCCCAAGGCTATTTCCAAGGGTCAGGAGAAGAATTTAACTGAAGTGGCGTTGTGTAAGCTGGCAAATGCTGTGCTAGCAGTTGGACCAAAGTTGACGAAGGCTTACTCTTCTTACCTGCGCTCATGTGAGAAGCACCAAGATATAATTCAACTAACACCAAGCACGTTTAGAGAGTTTTCCGACATTAAACAAGCTGCAGTTGACATGGACAACTTTAAGGTTCTAACGTTTGGCCGTGGTGACCCAGAGGACTTCAGCTTGAAGGGCTACGATATCTCTGCCAGAGCAATAGTTGAACTGGAAGACAGGTCTTACCATCTGATTTTCGTGGGTGCACCTGACGGTAAACAGGATGAGGTGGCCAAAAATTTACTGGAGAGTGGAATTGATAAAAAGCAGCTGACCGTGAGGAAGTTCATGCATAGCAAAGAGGGATTGAGAGAATTATTTTGTGAAGCTGATCTTTGCATCATGCCCTCCAGAACAGAGGGTTTTGGTTTGACAGCGTTAGAAGCGTTCTCTGCTGGTCTTCCCATTCTTGTCAGTAGAAACTCAGGATTTGGTGAAGCACTGTGCACTGTACCATCAGGGAAATCATTTGTGGTGGAGTCCGAGGACCCTGAGGAGTGGGCAAAGGCAATTGCTGGTGTCCGACAGAAGAAAAGATCAGATCGACTTCAAGATATTCAACAACTGAGGAGTTCCTATGAAGAGAAGTTTAGCTGGGAGAAGCAGTGCGACAGTCTTGTGGAAAAGATGTGGGACATAGTTCATG CTTCGGAAAGACGAGACACAAGTTCTAAAGCTGGGCAGGTCGAAGTTATTAACATGTCAACCAAACAACGAACAGTGGATTCATTACTGACTCCAA gttTTCTTGAACAAATCATCCAGGAACTTCAGCAGATGCAGCTGGATGCAAGCAAAGTCAAGAGTAGAACAGATCTATCATTGGGGCTGAGGAATATTGCATCAGACAGGGGCTTCAGAATATCTGACAATCAAGGATTAGGAAATTGCATGTTCCATGCCTTGTCTGAACAACTGGAAGTTGTTAAGGGAATCAAAATCCCACACGGTGAATTAAGACAAATCTTAGTTCAGTACCTCAGGGATAACCCAAAACTT CCAGATGGAACAGATCTGTTTCACTTTGTCCATGGACATCAAACATGGAGTGAATACCTAGTACACATGGAAAGAGATGGTGCTTGGGGTGATCATGTGATTCTGTGTACCACAGCAAACTACTTTGAAACATGCATTCGTGTGGTCAGCAGTCTATCCCATAGAAATGATGTAATCATAATGCCACATTGTGCAGTTGACGAAAGGAAACCTCTTGTGCTGGGACATATTCATGAGGTGCACTATGTGAGCCTTCAACCCATGCAAG GTTAA
- the LOC131769149 gene encoding pro-epidermal growth factor-like, which produces MGVFLHLFFTSVALSYRQVLSCPDDQCRILAFPSTLFFVGERLVNHTIANISVIDRDTCEYRCYLDHNCVSVNFYFGENGVEAHNCELNNSTGKEYDKDLVKAANYVYHGTKNVCAQAPCGNYGTCQSGFTRKRYRCLCASGFTGHDCEKDIDECSKNSHNCSYITSTCTNTKGSFKCICKPGFIGDGHNCTDIDECAQNTHNCSRDNATCTNTEGLFNCSCDPGFRGDGHNCAGHNALPQPGLEPGSSDSEPSALTTGLLDKAVPASQVSNDDRMSYIICSRTIRGLVYDFY; this is translated from the exons ATGGGAGTTTTTCTCCACTTGTTCTTCACCTCTGTGGCTCTCTCCTACAGACAAGTTCTATCCTGCCCAGATG ATCAATGCCGTATATTGGCATTTCCATCCACTTTGTTCTTCGTGGGAGAACGTCTTGTTAACCACACCATAGCAAACATCAGTGTGATTGACAGGGACACGTGTGAATATCGTTGCTACTTGGACCACAATTGCGTCagtgttaacttttattttggaGAAAACGGAGTTGAAGCACACAACTGTGAACTGAATAACTCAACGGGTAAAGAGTATGATAAGGATCTGGTGAAAGCAGCGAACTATGTATACCACGGAACTAAG aaTGTTTGCGCTCAAGCTCCATGCGGGAATTACGGCACCTGTCAGTCGGGATTTACAAGAAAACGATATCGATGTTTATGTGCGTCTGGATTCACCGGCCACGATTGTGAAAAAG ACATTGACGAGTGCTCTAAAAACAGCCATAACTGCAGCTATATAACCTCTACTTGCACCAATACAAAGGGATCATTCAAGTGCATTTGTAAACCTGGATTCATTGGTGATGGACACAACTGCACAG ACATTGATGAGTGTGCTCAGAATACCCACAACTGCAGTAGGGACAATGCCACTTGTACAAATACAGAGGGATTGTTCAACTGCTCTTGTGATCCTGGATTCAGAGGGGATGGACACAACTGTGCAG ggcataACGCCTTGCCCCAGCcgggactagaacccgggtcgtccgactcggagcccagtgcactgaccactggactactggacaaagccgtgccTGCG TCTCAAGTGTCAAATGATGACAGAATGTCTTACATTATTTGTTCAAGAACCATAAGAGGTCTGGTTTATGACTTTTATTGA